The proteins below come from a single Caulobacter flavus genomic window:
- a CDS encoding zinc-dependent alcohol dehydrogenase, protein MRALTWHGKHDVRVETVDDPKIINPRDLILKVTATAICGSDLHIYDSFIPSMMAGDVLGHEFMGEVVEVGPALRGEGDNAPLKVGDRVVVPFNIACGNCRPCKTGQFSGCDNSIPAEKGDISEVAYGHAVSGIFDYSHMTGGYAGGQAEYVRVPYGDVGPVKVPDGLTDEQVLFLSDIFPTGWMAAENCGIEAGDTIAVWGCGPVGQFAIRSALLQGAAKVIAIDHHANRLAMAKAAGAEVLNYHEVKVREALMELTGGRGPDACIDAVGMEAHGFSPDNIADAAKAAVRLATDRTHALREVIMACRKGGHVSVPGVYGGVTDKFPVGAFMEKGLTMKTGQTHTQKYMKQLLELIQLGQIDPTFVISHRLPLEEAAQGYRLFKDNQDEVTKVVLRP, encoded by the coding sequence ATGCGCGCCCTGACCTGGCATGGAAAGCACGACGTCCGCGTCGAGACCGTCGACGATCCCAAGATCATCAATCCCCGCGACCTGATCCTGAAAGTGACCGCAACGGCCATCTGCGGCTCGGACCTGCACATCTACGACAGCTTCATCCCCTCGATGATGGCCGGCGACGTCCTGGGCCACGAATTCATGGGCGAGGTTGTGGAGGTTGGCCCCGCGCTCCGCGGCGAGGGCGACAATGCGCCCCTGAAGGTTGGCGACCGCGTCGTCGTGCCGTTCAACATCGCCTGCGGCAATTGCCGCCCCTGCAAGACGGGCCAGTTCTCGGGCTGCGACAACTCCATTCCCGCCGAGAAGGGCGACATCAGCGAGGTGGCCTATGGCCACGCCGTCAGCGGCATCTTCGATTACTCGCACATGACCGGGGGCTACGCTGGCGGACAGGCCGAATATGTCCGGGTGCCTTATGGCGACGTCGGACCGGTCAAGGTTCCGGACGGTCTGACCGACGAGCAGGTGCTGTTTCTGTCCGACATCTTCCCCACCGGGTGGATGGCGGCGGAGAACTGCGGGATCGAGGCGGGCGACACCATCGCCGTCTGGGGCTGCGGGCCGGTCGGCCAGTTCGCGATCCGCTCGGCCCTGCTGCAGGGTGCGGCGAAAGTCATCGCCATCGACCACCACGCCAACCGTCTGGCCATGGCCAAGGCGGCTGGGGCGGAGGTGCTGAACTATCACGAGGTCAAGGTCCGCGAGGCGCTGATGGAGCTGACCGGCGGCCGTGGTCCGGACGCCTGCATCGACGCGGTCGGCATGGAAGCTCACGGCTTCTCCCCCGACAACATCGCCGACGCGGCCAAGGCCGCGGTGCGCCTGGCCACTGACCGCACCCATGCGCTCCGCGAAGTGATCATGGCCTGTCGCAAGGGCGGCCACGTCTCGGTGCCGGGCGTCTACGGCGGCGTCACCGACAAGTTTCCCGTCGGCGCCTTCATGGAAAAGGGGCTGACCATGAAGACCGGCCAGACCCACACCCAGAAGTACATGAAGCAACTGCTGGAGCTGATCCAGTTGGGCCAGATCGATCCGACCTTCGTCATCAGCCACCGCTTGCCGCTGGAAGAGGCGGCCCAAGGCTACCGCCTCTTCAAGGACAACCAGGACGAGGTCACCAAGGTGGTGCTGCGTCCATGA
- a CDS encoding SDR family NAD(P)-dependent oxidoreductase, protein MQDPRPLAVVTGASSGIGYELAKRCAEHGCDLIIAADTSLTEAAQVLRATGADVAAIRVDLSTIDGVDQLYAAISQAGRPVDYLLANAGHGLGHAFLDQDFAQARHVIDTNITGTIYLLHLIGRDMREREQGRILLTGSIAGLMPGSFQAVYNATKAFIDSFSFALRDELKDSGVTVTCLMPGATDTAFFERAGMSDTQVGQSKKDDPADVAKTGFEAMMRGEGDVVHGLKNKMQAATAAITPQSALARQHRKMAEPGSGD, encoded by the coding sequence ATGCAAGACCCGCGCCCCCTCGCCGTGGTCACCGGCGCCTCCAGCGGCATCGGCTACGAGCTGGCCAAGCGCTGCGCCGAGCACGGCTGCGACCTGATCATCGCCGCCGACACCTCGCTGACCGAGGCGGCCCAGGTTCTTCGAGCAACTGGCGCCGACGTAGCGGCGATCCGCGTCGACCTGTCGACCATCGACGGCGTCGACCAGCTATACGCCGCCATCTCCCAGGCCGGACGGCCCGTCGACTATCTTCTGGCCAACGCCGGCCATGGCCTGGGCCACGCCTTCCTCGACCAGGATTTCGCTCAAGCCCGTCATGTCATCGACACCAACATCACCGGCACGATCTATCTGCTGCACCTGATCGGCCGCGACATGCGCGAGCGCGAGCAGGGGCGCATCCTGCTCACGGGATCGATCGCCGGCCTGATGCCCGGCTCGTTCCAGGCGGTCTACAACGCCACCAAGGCCTTTATCGACAGTTTCTCCTTCGCCCTGCGCGACGAGCTGAAGGACAGCGGCGTCACCGTCACCTGCCTGATGCCTGGAGCGACCGACACGGCCTTCTTCGAGCGCGCCGGCATGAGCGACACCCAGGTGGGTCAATCGAAGAAGGATGATCCCGCCGACGTGGCCAAGACCGGTTTCGAGGCCATGATGCGGGGGGAAGGCGACGTGGTGCACGGCCTGAAAAACAAGATGCAGGCGGCCACCGCGGCGATCACCCCGCAATCTGCCCTGGCCCGCCAGCATCGCAAGATGGCCGAACCCGGCTCCGGGGACTAA